AATGAACGATCGCGAGTCGCGATAGACAATCAAATCATCTATGCTACTCACCGCAAGCTCTGAAGATACTATTTCATACCTCCAGGGCATTGCCTGGTGGAGAATATCGGAGTCGAACCGATGACCTCCTGCGTGCAAGGCAGGCGCTCTAGCCAGCTGAGCTAATCCCCATTATTTAAAAAGATAGTTAACAGTTATTAGTTAACAGTACTTATAACGGCTACTCAACCTCTAAAAATTTCCTTCAATAATTTCTTATGAACTAACGTCTCAAGCTTATAACCTAAAACATATATGTGCCTTAGCACATAGTAGTCTCAGGCAGACTCGAACTGCCGACCTCTACATTATCAGTGTAGCGCTCTAACCAGCTGAGCTATGAGACTGTCCTTTATTGATCAATCGAATGACTCACTACTTAAAGTGAGCCATCAATCGAAAAATATCTTGAATCAACAACATTAAAACTAAAATAAGTATTCGAACTTTCTTTCCTTATAGTCGTGGCTTTGTCTGCTATGCAGCAAAGCTCTAGAAAGGAGGTGTTCCAGCCGCACCTTCCGGTACGGCTACCTTGTTACGACTTAGCCCCAGTTACCGGTTTTACCCTAGGCCGCTCCTTGCGGTGACGGACTTCAGGTACCCCCAGCTTCCATGGCTTGACGGGCGGTGTGTACAAGGCCCGGGAAACGTATTCACCGCATCATGGCTGATATGCGATTACTAGCGATTCCAGCTTCACGGGTCGAGTTGCAGACCCCGATCCGAACTGTGATAGGTTTTATAGATTCGCTCCGCCTTGCGACGTGGCTGCTCTCTGTACCTACCATTGTAGCACGTGTGTGGCCCAGGACGTAAGGGCCGTGATGATTTGACGTCATCCCCACCTTCCTCACAGTTTGCACTGGCAGTCTTGTTAGAGTTCCCGACATTACTCGATGGCAACTAACAACAGGGGTTGCGCTCGTTATAGGACTTAACCTGACACCTCACGGCACGAGCTGACGACAACCATGCAGCACCTTGTAATCTGTCCGAAGAAAAATCTGTTTCCAAATCTGTCAGACTACATTTAAGCCCTGGTAAGGTTCCTCGCGTATCATCGAATTAAACCACATGCTCCACCGCTTGTGCGGGCCCCCGTCAATTCCTTTGAGTTTCATTCTTGCGAACGTACTCCCCAGGTGGGTTACTTATCACTTTCGCTTGGCCACCCAGCTCTCAATCGAGCCGGACAGCTAGTAACCATCGTTTACGGCGTGGACTACCAGGGTATCTAATCCTGTTCGCTCCCCACGCTTTCGTCCATCAGTGTCAATCAATTATTAGTAGCCTGCCTTCGCAATCGGTATTCTATGTAATATCTATGCATTTCACCGCTACACTACATATTCTAGCTACTTCATAACAATTCAAGACTAACAGTATCAATGGCAATTCTACAGTTGAGCTGCAGACTTTCACCACTGACTTATTAGTCCACCTACGGACCCTTTAAACCCAATGATTCCGGATAACGCTTGCACCCTCCGTATTACCGCGGCTGCTGGCACGGAGTTAGCCGGTGCTTATTCTTATGGTACCGTCATCAGTCTACACGTAGACCTTATTCTTCCCATATAAAAGCAGTTTACAACCCATAGGGCCGTCTTCCTGCACGCGGCATGGCTGGATCAGGCTTTCGCCCATTGTCCAATATTCCTCACTGCTGCCTCCCGTAGGAGTCTGGTCCGTGTCTCAGTACCAGTGTGGGGGATCTCCCTCTCAGGACCCCTACCTATCGTAGCCTAGGTGTGCCGTTACCACACCTACTAGCTAATAGGACGCATGCTCATCTTGTACCGTAACCTTTACTATTTAAATGATGCCACTCAAATAGACTATGAAGGATTAATCCAAGTTTCCCTGGGCTATACTTCAGTACAAGGCAGATTGCATACGCGTTACGCACCCGTGCGCCACTCGTCAGCCACCGAAGTGCTGTTACCGTTCGACTTGCATGTGTTAGGCCTGCCGCTAGCGTTCATCCTGAGCCAGGATCAAACTCTTCATCGTAGTGTTTTTATAATATTCCACGATATAAGGAAATCTAATTACTCTTTACAGAGTGCTCAAAATGGTTATTCTAGTCTTTAATTCAAATATTATTTATCTCTAAATAATACGCGTTGTCAATTCAATATGTCAAGGAACTTTCTCTATCTCTCAAGAGAATTTCTTTGTTAGATGCTAAGGAATCGAACCTTATTTTTATTACCAAATCATCTCGTTTTCAATGTGCGTAGCTCTCTGCGAAAGCGGCTGCAAATATACAATCTTTTTTATTTACCAAACAAATAAAAAATTAAGTTTTTTTTAAGCCTCATTCTAAAAGATTCTTAAGAACTAATCCTACATTTCGTTGCCAAAATTCAGGAGGGCAAAGATACTACCCTTTTTTAATTCAACACGAATTAATCGTATCTTTTTTTTAAACCACACTTTCTAAGAACGTAAAACCGATTTTTATACCCGATTTTGGAGGCGCAAATATAGAACGATTATCTAACCCTACAAGCATTTTTTAAAAGTATTTGCAAACTAATTTTACAACTCCTTAAAACCAATAACTTACACCCTAAATTAATTTTAAAACATTCTTAATTAAGAGTGTCTAAACTGAACTATCATCCTTAAATAAATATTAAAAAATACCAATCCTAATAAATTAAAGCTATTTACTCGATGAAATACATGGCCTAATTCGGGATCCTAATAAAGAATTATAGCAAAAAGGATTTTATAACAGGGTAGAAAACTGAAGAGGACTACTTATTAGAGAGTAAATCACCCATAAAAAGTGAAGGCAGGAAGTCATGGAGGCGTATTTGATAAGAATAAGAAAAGAAACTAAAGAAAGAAACTCCACACCAAACCATAACGCAACGTGAAATCACGATACGGATAGCGTGGCGCACTATAATAATTATTCTCCGATACAAGCGAATTGATATGCTCAGCTATGAAAAAATAGGTGTTTGAGAAGATTTTCGAATTCAGATAACCGCCAAAGTAATGACTGAGTTTGATTTTTTGAGTTTGGAAGTAAGTAAATTCGAGAGATGTCTTACGCGGCAGATCCTCATTTTACATTAAGACGCTTAGAACGTAAATATTCAAAAGAATTAATTAAGGAAACTTACAATCATCTTAATTAAACTTACATAAATTTAATAAGATAGACGTTTCTAATTATTTTGGCGTTTCCCTTCGGGTCGGGCTATACGTTTCAATCATGTTTCGCTGACGCTTCACGAGGATTTTCACTACTATCCCTAACGCATAACCAAATAGGCAAATGGTTAATCTCTTGCTGCTTTATTATGTGAGGCAGGATGCAGATGAACTGAAGTTTTATTCATCTTACTTTTCTACTTTCTCTTGTCTCAAGTCTAATATCTCAAGTCTACGATCTGAGTTTAGGGCAAAAAAAATCCGCATCAACTAAATGATGCGGATTTCTAAAACAAGGCGGCGACCTACTCTCCCACGAGATGCAGTACCATCGGCGCAAACGGGCTTAACTTCTCTGTTCGGAATGGTAAGAGGTGAGCCCCGTCGCTATAACCACCTTAAGTCGTTGTCAACTCATCCCTTCGCTTGGGATAGCTGACCTAATAACATAACATACTGGGTAATATTAAAAATATTTTAAAAAACAATACAATAGATTCATACATACTCTAAATTATAAGAGTGTCCTTCCCGCAACTTGCGTTGCGGGAAGACGTACATAAGCTTACGGGTTATTAGTACTACTCGGCTATGACATTACTGCCTTTACACCTGTAGCCTATCAACGTGGTAGTCTCCCACGGCCCTTTAAAGAAATCTCATCTTGTGGTGGGTTTCGCGCTTATATGCTTTCAGCGCTTATCCCTTCCCGACATAGCTACCCTGCAATGCTCCTGGCGGAACAACAGGTACACCAGCGGTCAGTCCAACCCGGTCCTCTCGTACTAGGGTCAGATCCACTCAAATTTCTAGCGCCCACTATAGATAGAGACCGAACTGTCTCACGACGTTCTGAACCCAGCTCGCGT
The sequence above is a segment of the Leeuwenhoekiella sp. MAR_2009_132 genome. Coding sequences within it:
- a CDS encoding putative porin → MPRKTSLEFTYFQTQKIKLSHYFGGYLNSKIFSNTYFFIAEHINSLVSENNYYSAPRYPYRDFTLRYGLVWSFFL